In a genomic window of Candidatus Omnitrophota bacterium:
- a CDS encoding tRNA (adenosine(37)-N6)-threonylcarbamoyltransferase complex ATPase subunit type 1 TsaE, with the protein MYCKYYGLKERPFNVTSDPAFFFSSKKHKEAISHLLYGVSQRKGIIVLTGEIGTGKTTICRFFLNQVGKNVKTAFILNPTFSEVQLLESIIRDFGINTKDKTKLGMVLELNNFLLRESAAGNNLVLIVDEAQNLKPGLLEQIRLLSNLETEKDKLLQVILVGQPELNQRLNLYDLRQLRQRIMVRYHIGPLDNAEISSYINWRLEIAGADNRPQIEFSAEAVDMISRFSGGTPRLINMICDRALLAGFVSETSQIDFNIIKKCVEELDSYSVAQNI; encoded by the coding sequence ATGTACTGTAAATACTATGGATTAAAAGAAAGGCCATTTAATGTTACCAGCGATCCGGCTTTCTTTTTTTCCAGTAAAAAACATAAAGAAGCTATCTCTCACTTGCTCTACGGAGTCTCCCAGAGAAAAGGAATTATCGTCTTAACCGGAGAAATCGGCACAGGTAAAACAACGATCTGCCGTTTTTTCCTGAATCAGGTCGGTAAAAACGTTAAAACCGCTTTCATTCTAAATCCCACCTTTTCTGAAGTCCAACTGTTAGAATCGATCATCAGGGATTTCGGAATAAACACTAAGGATAAAACTAAATTAGGCATGGTGCTGGAGCTAAATAACTTCCTGCTTAGAGAATCCGCCGCCGGCAATAACCTGGTATTAATCGTTGATGAAGCTCAGAACCTGAAGCCCGGTTTGCTCGAACAGATACGCCTGCTATCAAATCTAGAAACCGAAAAAGATAAACTATTGCAGGTGATTTTAGTGGGGCAGCCGGAATTAAACCAACGCCTTAATCTCTACGATTTAAGGCAATTGCGCCAAAGAATCATGGTCAGATACCATATTGGGCCGCTAGATAACGCTGAGATAAGCAGTTATATTAACTGGCGCCTTGAGATTGCCGGCGCAGACAATAGGCCGCAAATTGAATTTAGCGCTGAAGCTGTGGATATGATCAGCCGTTTTTCCGGGGGCACCCCCCGATTAATTAATATGATCTGTGATCGCGCGCTTTTAGCCGGATTTGTCAGCGAAACCAGCCAGATAGATTTTAATATTATCAAAAAATGTGTTGAAGAATTGGATAGCTACTCGGTAGCCCAAAATATATGA
- the aroB gene encoding 3-dehydroquinate synthase, producing the protein MPKVKVNLGKRSYAIIIGCGVLNQLGENLGKLNLGTDAFIITNNFLKDKYGAKLSCVLSNAGFNWRFKIVADSEKSKSIQTASSVIKDLAKFDRKKKVFIIAFGGGVVGDLAGFVASVYKRGTSYVQVPTTLLAQVDSAIGGKTAVDLDSGKNLVGAFYQPRLVFSDIDFLKSLNKEQLCSGMAEVIKYAVIKDKGLFNFLENKHKEVIAGKASALETIICSCSKIKAKITSSDEKETLGIRTILNFGHTIGHAIEAAGGYRGCNHGQAVGLGMIVAVDLSSKLNLIDAKSAARIENLIKLYGLPAKIKGLSTDKIIQAHYHDKKFSGKENKFVLIRGIGIPKIIRNIRLDLIKEAIARIV; encoded by the coding sequence ATGCCGAAAGTAAAAGTTAATTTAGGTAAACGGTCTTACGCGATAATTATCGGATGCGGCGTCCTCAATCAGCTTGGCGAAAATTTAGGTAAATTAAATCTCGGCACAGACGCCTTTATTATTACCAATAATTTCTTAAAAGATAAATACGGGGCAAAGTTATCCTGCGTTTTATCAAACGCCGGGTTTAATTGGCGTTTTAAGATTGTCGCGGATAGCGAGAAAAGCAAATCCATCCAAACAGCAAGCTCGGTAATTAAAGATCTAGCTAAATTCGACCGGAAGAAAAAAGTTTTTATTATAGCCTTCGGCGGGGGAGTAGTTGGGGACCTAGCCGGTTTTGTGGCTTCGGTTTATAAGCGGGGAACCAGTTACGTTCAGGTACCGACGACCCTGCTGGCTCAGGTAGATTCAGCTATCGGCGGAAAAACAGCGGTTGACCTGGATTCAGGCAAAAATTTAGTCGGCGCCTTTTATCAGCCAAGGCTTGTTTTTAGCGACATTGATTTTTTAAAAAGTTTAAATAAAGAACAGCTTTGTTCGGGAATGGCGGAGGTCATCAAATACGCGGTAATCAAAGATAAGGGGCTTTTTAATTTCCTGGAGAACAAACATAAGGAAGTAATTGCGGGCAAGGCATCCGCTCTTGAAACGATAATTTGTTCCTGCAGTAAGATCAAGGCAAAGATAACCAGCAGCGATGAAAAAGAAACTTTGGGGATAAGGACTATTCTTAACTTTGGGCATACGATAGGGCATGCAATCGAAGCCGCAGGCGGCTATCGCGGCTGTAATCACGGCCAGGCAGTTGGGTTAGGCATGATTGTTGCTGTCGATCTAAGCAGCAAACTTAACCTGATTGACGCCAAATCCGCCGCCCGCATTGAAAATTTAATTAAACTTTACGGCTTGCCTGCCAAAATTAAAGGCCTGTCCACGGATAAGATTATTCAAGCCCATTATCACGATAAGAAATTTTCGGGTAAAGAAAATAAATTTGTGCTTATCCGCGGAATTGGCATACCTAAAATTATCCGTAATATTAGACTGGATTTAATAAAAGAGGCAATCGCAAGGATAGTTTAG